One genomic window of Cannabis sativa cultivar Pink pepper isolate KNU-18-1 chromosome 2, ASM2916894v1, whole genome shotgun sequence includes the following:
- the LOC115718409 gene encoding uncharacterized protein LOC115718409 isoform X1 produces the protein MENLGNVLSNFCLLMTISVIIIPHLGCCIESSLVSSKVGTSDSNLDSKNSYSSSFCAAKYIMKSYHERYEQLHDSHYKDFIEQVLPFGMCDIQSDDPNLVPSLLSIERKLIGEGSHRHLSSSMRISNLPAVSIANISYDSCGLIFIERLPNGVFADPFELQHLLQRGVLNDIAVFGDTNLESPSFLSNRSSVEVHMDVNPDILSDKNGIDFKLKIPLHARYAPLDESGYSRVVFGKPDLFLRCSVGKTSLNQSCLYVIANNDSESRYGTIVWKQPSGMKAHSGVVYVFTFVSAFLAALVIMLTSIFHSTMCKSSKQS, from the exons ATGGAAAATCTTGGAAATGTTCTATCAAACTTTTGCTTGTTAATGACAATTTCTGTGATAATCATCCCTCATCTTGGGTGCTGCATAGAATCATCGTTGGTTTCAAGCAAG GTGGGAACAAGTGATTCAAATCTTGATTCCAAGAACTCATATAGTAGTTCTTTTTGTGCTGCAAAGTATATTATGAAATCTTACCATGAAAGATATGAACAGCTTCATGATTCACATTATAAAGATTTTATAGAACAAGTGCTCCCATTTGGCATGTGTGACATTCAATCAGATGATCCAAATCTTGTACCTAGTCTTTTAAGTATAGAGCGCAAATTGATTGGAGAAGGTTCCCACCGCCATCTCTCCTCATCTATGAGAATTAGCAACCTACCTGCTGTGTCCATAGCTAATATCTCTTACGATAGTTGTGGACTTATTTTTATTGAGAGGCTGCCTAATGGGGTTTTTGCAGATCCATTCGAGCTTCAACATCTCCTTCAGCGCGGTG TTCTTAATGACATTGCTGTTTTTGGAGATACGAACTTGGAATCACCTTCGTTCCTTTCCAATCGTTCTTCTGTGGAGGTTCACATGGATGTTAATCCAGATATCTTAAGTGACAAGAATGGAATTGATTTCAAGTTAAAGATTCCCTTACATGCAAGATATGCG CCTTTAGACGAAAGCGGATATTCAAGAGTTGTATTCGGGAAACCTGATTTGTTCCTCCGGTGCAGTGTTGGAAAAACGTCACTCAATCAGAGTTGTTTGTACGTGATAGCAAATAATGATTCCGAATCACGGTACGGTACAATTGTGTGGAAACAACCTTCTGGGATGAAGGCACATTCTGGAGTTGTTTATGTGTTTACTTTTGTTTCAGCCTTTTTAGCTGCTCTTGTAATTATGTTGACATCCATATTCCATTCAACCATGTGTAAAAGTTCTAAACAATCTTAA
- the LOC115718409 gene encoding uncharacterized protein LOC115718409 isoform X2, protein MKSYHERYEQLHDSHYKDFIEQVLPFGMCDIQSDDPNLVPSLLSIERKLIGEGSHRHLSSSMRISNLPAVSIANISYDSCGLIFIERLPNGVFADPFELQHLLQRGVLNDIAVFGDTNLESPSFLSNRSSVEVHMDVNPDILSDKNGIDFKLKIPLHARYAPLDESGYSRVVFGKPDLFLRCSVGKTSLNQSCLYVIANNDSESRYGTIVWKQPSGMKAHSGVVYVFTFVSAFLAALVIMLTSIFHSTMCKSSKQS, encoded by the exons ATGAAATCTTACCATGAAAGATATGAACAGCTTCATGATTCACATTATAAAGATTTTATAGAACAAGTGCTCCCATTTGGCATGTGTGACATTCAATCAGATGATCCAAATCTTGTACCTAGTCTTTTAAGTATAGAGCGCAAATTGATTGGAGAAGGTTCCCACCGCCATCTCTCCTCATCTATGAGAATTAGCAACCTACCTGCTGTGTCCATAGCTAATATCTCTTACGATAGTTGTGGACTTATTTTTATTGAGAGGCTGCCTAATGGGGTTTTTGCAGATCCATTCGAGCTTCAACATCTCCTTCAGCGCGGTG TTCTTAATGACATTGCTGTTTTTGGAGATACGAACTTGGAATCACCTTCGTTCCTTTCCAATCGTTCTTCTGTGGAGGTTCACATGGATGTTAATCCAGATATCTTAAGTGACAAGAATGGAATTGATTTCAAGTTAAAGATTCCCTTACATGCAAGATATGCG CCTTTAGACGAAAGCGGATATTCAAGAGTTGTATTCGGGAAACCTGATTTGTTCCTCCGGTGCAGTGTTGGAAAAACGTCACTCAATCAGAGTTGTTTGTACGTGATAGCAAATAATGATTCCGAATCACGGTACGGTACAATTGTGTGGAAACAACCTTCTGGGATGAAGGCACATTCTGGAGTTGTTTATGTGTTTACTTTTGTTTCAGCCTTTTTAGCTGCTCTTGTAATTATGTTGACATCCATATTCCATTCAACCATGTGTAAAAGTTCTAAACAATCTTAA